The Lutibacter sp. A64 genome segment GATGAAAATTTAAAGATCGTAAAAAAAGAAATTATACCTTACCTTAAATATACTTTTGATAAAGAAAGTTTTAATACTAAACAATTAAAATATTATAAAGACCGAAAGCTTTCAGATAAAAATAAATTACTTATTAGTAATTATATAAAATATTTAAAAGGTAAAAGATATAGCGAAAGTACTGTTAAAACCTATTTTACATTTATAGCAGACTTTATTAATTATATACAAGCTAAAGCTATTTCTGAGATATCAAATAGAGATGTTGAACTTTTTATAGAAGAAGTTTTTGTGCCTAGAAAATACAGTATTAGTTCGCAACGTCAGTTTATTAGTGCAATTAAATTATTTAATAATTTTTATCCAGAATGTAAAATAGAATCTATAGAGTTAGATCGTCCCAAAAAAAGTAAAATATTACCCACTGTTTTATCTAAGGAAGAAATTATTGATTTGCTTAGATGTACAAAAAACTTAAAGCATAGGGCTGTTATAGCAATGATTTATTCGGCTGGTTTGCTATAAGTGAGTTGATTAATTTAGATTTAAGCTATATTGATATTGATAGACGTCAAATTATAGTAAAAACAGTAAAGGTCGTAGAGATAGAAATATTTTTTTGGCAGAAAGTTTTATTCCGTTATTACTCAATTACTTTAACAGTTACGAACCCCAGCATTATTTTGTAGAAGGAAAACCAGGAACTAAGTATAGTGTTGAAAGTGTACGTGCTTTTTTAAAACGTTCGTGTATAAATGCAAATATTACAAAACGTGTAACACCACATATTTTACGACATAGCTATGCGACACACTTATTAGAAAATGGTATTGATATACGCTATATTCAGGAACTTCTTAGACATTTACCCCATGGGATAAAACAATTAGCATGAGTTATTATTATTTTATCTACTTCTGCTCCCTTCTTTATAGGTTTTAATACCTTGTTTAAGCCAACGTTTAAGTTCAATACAAGGCTGAAAATTTAAATGGTATTTTAGAATACTGCGTTTAGGAGTTAATTTTTTAGGATCTTCATTAGCTTTGCATTTAAAACCTATTTTAAATTTTCCAATATTTTCTAAATCTACAATTTGCCCTTCTTCAAGGTGTTGTTTTAATTTTCCTCCTAAAGCCATTAAAACAAATTTTACATCAATAGCACTTAAACTGCACTCGTTGCTAATTTCGTAACTAATTTGATTTAGATTAATAGTTCCCGTATTAACTGCCTGCATAATGTATTGCTCTTTATTTTTACTTGTAATAGTATTACTTCTTTTTGTAATTCGATATCTTGGAATTACTACATTAGACTGGACATAAAGATGCGAGATTTAGAGTTACTTAAATTAACTTTGAATTATGAAAAGACAACACAGAAATTACAGTACATCATTTAAACAAAAGGCCTTAGAATTAAGCTATGCACGAGGTAGTGTTAAGCAAATATGTGAGGAATTGGATATCCCATATTCGGTATTACATCGTTGGCGGCGTGAGTCACAAGATTATGGGAAGAACAGTTTTCCAGGTCGAGGGAAGCCAAAATTAACAGATGAGCAAAAAGAACTAGCGTTATTAAAGCGTCAGTTAAAAGATGTTTCAGAAGAAAATGAGATATTAAAAAAGGCGGTGAGCATCTTCTCCAAGAGCGACAAGAGAAATTCAGGTTTATAAAACACCATAAATTTAAATTTTCAGTTGAGAAGATGTGTAAAGTATTAAAAGTAAGTACTAGCGGTTATTATAATTGGTTAAAGGCTAAGGCGTCAGATCTTTGGTTATATAATCAGAAGCTGTCAGCAATGATTGTTACTATCTTTAATGATAGTTTTGAAAGCTATGGAGCTCCAAGAATAAAAGCCGCATTAGAAAAGCTAGGTCATTATATTTCTAAACCAAGAGTAGCTAGAATTATGAGGGTTAACGGGTTATTTGCTAGAAGAATACGAAAATTTAAAGTAACTACAGATAGCAATCATAAATATTCTGTAGCAGCAAATATTTTAAATCAAAACTTTGAAGTCTCTAGAAAAAATCAAGTATGGGTGTCGGATATCACTTATATAGAAACTAAACAAGGATGGATGTATTTAACGGTCGTTATAGATTTGTTTAACAGAAAAATAATTGGGTGGTCTATGAGTGATAATTTAACAACTAAAGACACTATAATCTCTGCTTGGAATATGGCTGTTAAATCGACTGTAATTAAAGAAGAACTCATTTTTCATTCTGACAAGGGAGTTCAGTATGCTAATAGTCGTTTTACAGATATTATTAAAAATTACAAGGGGCTAGTAATACAATCTATGAGTAGAAAAGGGAATTGTTGGGATAATGCGGTTGCAGAATCCTTTTTCAAAAGCTTAAAAACAGAATGGGTTTATAAACACAAATACAATTATAGATCTCAGGCAGAACTATCAATCTTTAGTTGGATAGAAACTTGGTATAATAAAAGAAGGATACACTCAACTTTAGGTTATAAAACTATTAATGAATTTGAAACAGAAATGTATAATCAAAATGTAGCCGCTTAAATCTCGCAATTAATTGTCCAATGTTTTGTTGCAAGTCCACTTATAAAATTAACAAAAACAAGTAGTTATAAAACAAAAAGAAAGATAATTACTTTCCGATACAGAAGTTGGCGAAAATATTACCCAATAAATCTTCTGTAGTGACTTCTCCGGTGATTTCTCCTAAATGAAATAATGCTTGACGAATATCAATTGCAAATAAATCGGTACTTATATTATTTTCAATTCCTTTTTGAACTTCTTTTATAGACAAATACGCATTGTTTAGTGCTTCAAAATGTCTAGAATTACTAACAATTGTTTCATTATTACTTAAGGCTCCTTTGTTTACTAATTGAGTTAAAGTTGTGGTAAGTTTATGAATACCTATTTTATTTTTTGCGGATAAAATGATTAGACTTTCGTAGGTGTTTTTTAGTGTAGTTATTTGTGCTTCACTTAATAAATCTGATTTATTTACAATTGTTAAAATCTTTTTTGAAGGGTATTTTTGCTCTAATTCTGAAATATTTTGTTGTAATGTTTCTATATTAGAAGCATCTATTAATTGTAAAACTAACTGAGCTTTTTCTATAGTTGAGAATGTTTTTGTAATTCCTATGTTTTCAACATAATCTTCTGTAGTTCTTATACCTGCAGTATCTATAAATCGATAAGCTATACCTTCAATATTAATTTCATCTTCTATAGCATCTCTTGTTGTTCCGGCAATATGACTAACTATTGCTTTTTCTTCATTTAAAAGAGCATTTAATAAAGTAGACTTTCCTACATTTGGCTCTCCAACAATGGCTATTGGTATTCCGTTTTTTAATACATTTCCTAAGGCAAAAGAATCTATTAGTTGTTTTAAAACGGCACTAATTTGATTGATTAGATTAGAGAATTCAGTTCTGTCAGCAAATTCAACATCTTCTTCTGCAAAATCTAATTCCAATTCAATTAAACTGGCAAAATTTAGTAATTGTTGACGTAGTTTTTCAATTTCTGAACTAAATCCGCCACGCATTTGTTGTAAAGCTACCTGGTGAGAGGCTGCAGAATTTGAAGCAATTAAATCAGCTACAGCTTCAGCTTGACTTAAATCCATTTTACCATTTAAAAAGGCGCGGAGTGTAAATTCTCCGGCATCGGCATTTCTAACGCCACTTTTTATAAATAATTGTATAATTTCTTGTTGAATATATACAGAACCATGACAATTTATTTCAACTACATTTTCTCCAGTATAACTGTTTGGGTTTTTAAAAACAGATATTAAAACTTCATCTATAATGCGTTTATTATCTATAATATTTCCTAAATGAATTGTATGAGATTTTACATTGTTTAAGTCTTTATTTCCAAATTTTGATTTAAAGTGCTTGTTTACAATTTCAATAGATTTTTCACCAGAAAGTCTAATAACAGCAATAGCTCCAACTCCAGATGAAGTTGCTAAAGCAATAATAGTATCGTTTTTAATTGCATTCATAATTGCAAAAATAAGGTTTTCTTTAAAGATGGAGGAGAAAAGATGAAAGAGAAAATATAAATTGAATAAAGAGAGTGAAAATATGTGTGTTAACTATAAAAAAAATAGCAAATAGTAACTAATAGCTAGTAGATTGCTCTTTTTATAAAGTCTTCATAATATTCATAAAATTCTTCAAATTGGTGCATAGCTTCATTAAAAAAATAATATACATTTTGCCAGGTATTTTTGTTATGAATATTAAATTCGCCATTGTATTTTACATAAATTCTATGAATTACTTTTCCGCTTTCTAAAAGGTAAACTTCATCAAAAATTACATCAGGTAAATAATCTTCTATTAAAATGTCTTTTAATTCTATAACTTGATCAAAAAGTAATTCATTTTTAGTTCTATCAAAAGATTCAATGTCTAAACAAACAAGTGCTTGTTTTTTGTCTGCAACAAATTTAAACCCGAAATCTTTAATTTTGGTTCTATACAATAACCATTTTCTAGGAAATGATTTTCCAAAACTAGTCCAAAATTCTTTTCTTAATTGTGCAGATTCTTCTTTGCTAAACATTACCCGTGTACTTTTGCTTTAACACCTCTTTTTTTCATAAATTCAGCTTCATAGGCAACAAGTCCTTTCCATTTTTCATCTACAATTTTTCTGTCTTGATATTTTCTAGCAAAATTTAAAAAAGTAACATAATGGTTTGCTTCTGAAACCATTAAGTCGTAATAAAATTTAGACAGTTCTTCATCTTTCATATTCTCAGAAAAAACTTTAAAACGTTCGCAACTTCTTGCTTCAATTAAAGCTGCAATTAGTAAACGTTGAATTAGACTTTCTAAACGATCTTTTGTTTTTGGAAAGTAGTTTTGCAAATGCATTGCATAGTCGTTTTTTTGTGCTCTACCTAATGTCATACCACGTTTTACCATTATATCATGCACCATTTTAAAGTGCTCTAATTCTTCAATAGCAATTAAAGCCATTTCTTGAACCAATTCGGTTTCTTCAGAATAATTTATAATAAGTGAAGTGGCATTTGCCGATGCTTTTTGTTCTGCATAGGCGTGATCGGTTAATATTTGTCGTAAATCGTTTTTAGCAATTTCTGCCCAAGAAGTTCCTGTTTCAAATTGTAGACCAAGCATCATGATAAATTAATTTTTATTGTTTGAAATTATAAATCTAAATCGAATGTTTTTTTTAGTAACGCTAACGCATCATTTTTTTCTTTTAACTTTTCATATTTTTCTTGAGGTGTGTATGCAAACTTTTTAGTTTCCTCTTCATTAACATGTAAAATTAAATCTACTTTAAAATTATTTAATTTTTCTCGTATAAATTTTAAAAGAGGATATTTACCTTTTTCTAATTGGTCTTTCATTAAATGATTTGGTAAATTAAAATGTAGATTTGAATCTTTTAAATATGGTTTGTTGGTATTCATAACCGCAGTTAGACTTTTTTTTCCTTTACTTAAAAGTAATTCTGCATATTTTTTCCAAGCTAAAACAGCTTCACCTTCTGAAAAACTATCTGTTGGTAAACCTTCAACTTCATCGTATTCAACTTCTATTTTTTCTAATTCTTTTTTACGGTTAATACTTGTTAAAGATAGGGCAGAGCGTCTTCTAGTTGTTTCTATTATTGGCTTTACTATTTTTTTCTTAACAGGAACCTCAGTTTTAGAAATTATTGGAGCTTTTTCTACGTTATTTACTTGTTTTTGGTACGTAGGAATTTGTTTTGAAAACGTGCGTCTTTTTACTTTACTTTCAAAATGAATAGCTGCAATTATGTAAGGTTTGTTATTTTTTTTTTCTCTATCAAAAGTGATAGAGGCTAATTGCATTAAAGTAAGTTCTACTAACAACCGTTGATTTTTACTGCTTTTATATTTTAAATCGCAGTTGTTTGCCAAGTCAATAGCTTGTAATAAAAAACGCAGATCACTTTTTTGTGCCTGTGCTAAATATTTCTTTTTAGCATTGTCTCCAACTTCTAATAATTCTAAGGTAATTTTATCTTTAGCAACTAGTAAATCTCTAAAATGAGAAGCTAAACCACTAATAAAATGATGGCCTTCAAAACCTTTAGATAAAATAGTGTTATAATGAACTAAAACTTCTGGTATTTTATTTTCTAGCAGCAAATCTGTGGTTATAAAATATTCATCATAATCTAAAACATTTAAATTTTCAGTAACTGCTTTTCTTGTTAATTCTTTTCCTGAAAAACTTACAACTCTATCAAAAATAGATAAAGCATCTCTCATAGCTCCATCTGCTTTTTGAGCAATTATATGAAGCGCATCATCTTCGGCATTAATATTTTCTTGAGCAGCAATTTTAATTAAATATTCTTTAGCGTCTAAAACTCCGATTCTTTTAAAATCAAATATTTGACATCTAGATAGAATAGTAGGTATTATTTTATGTTTTTCTGTTGTTGCTAAAATAAAAATAGCATGTGCTGGCGGTTCTTCTAATGTTTTTAGAAAAGCATTAAATGCAGCTTGAGAAAGCATGTGAACCTCATCTATAATATAAACTTTATATTTTCCGGTTTGTGGTGGAATTCTAACTTGATCGGTTAAGCTTCTAATATCATCAACAGAGTTATTTGAAGCTGCATCTAATTCAAAAATATTAAATGCAAAGTCATCTTCGCTAGTTTCGCCTGCATTTTCATTAATTTTTTTAGCTAAAATTCTAGCACAGGTTGTTTTACCAACACCACGAGGGCCTGTAAATAAAAGTGCTTGTGCTAAATGGTTATTTTTTATAGCGTTTTCTAGCGTGTTTGTAATCGCTTTTTGCCCAATTACATCCTCAAATGTTTGAGGTCTATATTTACGAGCTGATACTATAAATTGTTCCATTAATTATAATTTAGTTGTTTTACAAAAATAGATAAACTAAAGTGTTTTTTAACTTAAAAAGCAGAAAAAAGTTATAAAAAACACATAATATTCTTGTTGAAAAATGCCATTGTATTTTTTATAACTTTTAATTAATTAGCTTAGTGTAGCTTACCGTTGCCCTTTATTTAGGGTTATTTTCATATATTTTATTATATAAATGAGTGTATTTCTTTAAAATTTCGTTTCGTTTAGGTTTCATTGTAGGAGTAAGCAGGTTGTTTTCAATACTCCAAACATCTGGTGTTAATTCGAAACGTTTAATAGTTTCCCATTTTGCAAAGTTTTTATTTCCTTTTTTAATTTCTTTGCTAATACGTTTAATTACTTTTGGGTTATCTATTAATTCTTGATTGTCTTCTGAAACTTGTTCTTGATGAATACGTGCCCAATCTCTAATAAATTCAAAGTTAGGTTGTACAATAGCTCCAGGCATTTTTTGACCTTCACCTACAACTAATATTTGTTCTATAAAACGAGATTGTTTCATTTCATTTTCTAGAAGGGCAGGGGCTACGTATTTTCCACCAGAGGTTTTAAATATTTCTTTTTTACGTCCTGTAATAGATAAAAACCCATCTTTATCAAATTCTCCTTTATCACCAGTATGAAAATACTCACCAGTCATAACACTTGCAGTACGTTCAGGGTCTTTATAATAACCTTGCATTACATTTGGACCTTTTACTAAGATTTCACCATCTTCAGCTATTTTTACAGTTACATTGTCTATTGTTTTTCCAATAGTTCCAATTCTAAACATATTGCCATTAATCATATTAACAGAGATTACAGGAGATGTTTCTGTTAATCCATAACCTTCCATTACAGGCATTTGTGCTGCTGCAAATACTCTTGAAAGTCTTGGTTGAAGTGCTGCACTACCAGATACCATAGTTGCCATTCTTCCACCTAAAGCTTCACGCCATTTGCTAAAAATTAATTTGTTTGCTATTTTTAATTTTTGTTCGTACCACCAGCCATTTGCGTTGTATGGTTCATATTTAAGGGCTAAATCTACAGCCCAAAAGAACAGTAATTTTTTAATTCCTTTTAATTCTGAACCTTTATTAATAATGCTATCATATACTTTTTCTAATAAACGTGGAACAACGGTCATAAAATGCGGTTTCACCTCTTTAAGATTATCTACTATTGTATCCATCCCTTCTGCAAAATAGATTGAAGTTCCTGTGTATTGGTATAAATAATGTAACATTCGTTCAAATACATGGCAGACAGGTAAAAAACTTAAGGCTGTAATTTTTCCAAATTCTAAAGGAAGTCTAGGTACACTATCTAAAACATTTGTTACTATGTTTTTATGAGATAACATAACACCTTTTGGTTTTCCTGTTGTTCCAGATGTATAAATAATTGTAGCTAAATCATCTGTTTTTACTTCTTCTTTTATTTTATCTACTTCAGCCTGTAAGCTTTCATCTTTCCCTAATTCTATAATTTCATTCCAATTTTTACACTTTTTTAATGTATCAAATGAATATATTTCTTTTAAAGATGGCACTTCTTTTCCAATACTTTTGGCTTTTTTATATAAATCTTTATCAGATAAAAAGCAGTAAGAAACTTCTGCGTGGTTAAAAATGTATAAATAATCTTCTTCAGATATTGTTGGGTAAATAGGAACATTTATAGCGCCTATTTGTAGTAAAGCAAAATCTAAAAGATTCCACTCTGTTCTATTATTAGAAGAAATAACAGCTATTTTATCTCCTGGTTTTACTCCTAATTTAAGTAATCCACGGCTAAGAGTGTTTCCTTTATTAATAAATTCTTGTGAAGAAGTAGCCTTCCATTCACCATTATATTTGGTATTGAAAGCATTTGGTAATTTATAAGTTTCAAGTTGGTGGTATGCAAACTCAAATAATTTAGTTATGTGTTTAGACATGTATGTTTGGTTTTATGTAGCGTTGCAAAGTATAAAATATTAAATAATTTTACAAGAACAGAAGTTACTAAGTAGGCTACTTTGTTGTTAAATATATTTTATCAATTAATTTTTGGTATTTATTTTTAATAGCATTTCTTTTTATTTTCATTGTTGGGGTTAGTAATCCGTTTTCTATACTCCAAACTTCTGAAGTTAATTCAAAAACTTTTATTTGTTCCCATTGACCAAATTTTTTGTTTGCTTGGTCAATTTCTTTTTGAATGCGTTTTATTACTTTTTTATTGGTTATTAATGCATTTAAAGAAGCGTCAGTTTTAATTTTTTTTCGTTTCAACCATTCATTTAAAAATTCAAAATGAGGTTGTATTATTGCTGCGGCCATTTTTTTACCTTCACCAATAACCATTATTTGTTCTATAAAACGAGATTCTTTTAATTTGTTTTCTAGTACAGCAGGGGCAATGTATTTACCTCCAGAAGTTTTAAACATTTCTTTTTTTCTATCGGTAATTTTTAAAAAACCTTCATTGTCTAGTTCTCCAATATCGCCGGTATGTAAATAATTATTTATGATAGTTTTTTTAGTAAGATCTTCGTTTTTGTAATACCCTAGCATAACATTACTTCCTTTTACCAATATTTCACCATCGGTTGCTATTTTAATTTCTATAGCTTCTAGAGCTTTGCCAACTGTACCTATTTTAAAGCTTTTATTTCTAAAATCGTTTATAGAAATTCCAGGTGAAGTTTCTGTCATTCCATAACCTTCAAAAACTGGAATATTTGCTGCAGTAAATACTTGAATTAATTTTGGTTGAAGAGGAGCACTTCCTGAAACTAAAAATTTAATGTTTCCGCCTAAAGCTTCTCGCCATTTATTAAAAATTATTTTGTTTGCAACTTTTAGTTGAAAATGATACCACCAGCCATTTTTATTATATGGTTGATAGTTTTTTGCAAGGTCTAAAGCCCAAAAGAATAATAGTTTTTTAATACCAGTAAGGTTGCTTCCTTTGTCTACAATTTTATCGTAAATTTTTTCTAATAAACGAGGAACAACAGGTATAAAATGTGGTTTAACTTCTCGCAAATTATCACCTAATTTATCTATAGATTCTGCAAAATAAATTTCAAAACCCATTAATTGGTAGTAATAAAGCGCAAAACGTTCAAAAATATGACAAACAGGTAAATAACTTAAAACTTTATATGTTTTTGCATCTAAGGCTAAAGCTTTAGAGCTGACATAGGTGTTTTCTACAATATTTTGATGACTTAGCATAACTCCTTTTGGTATTCCTGTTGTTCCAGACGTATAAATAATAGTTGCTAAGTCTTTTTTGTCGACTTTGTTTTTAAGAGAATTTACATTTTTTTGATTTGAAGTGTCTTCACCTAATTTTAATAAGGATTTCCAAGATAATATATTTTTTAATGTATCAAAAGAGTAAATGTCTTTTAACTGTGTTTGGTCTTTTATTTTAGATACTTTTTTTGCTAAATATTCATCGGAGACAAAGCAATAAACAGCATCTGAATGATTGATGATATACGCATAGTCTTTAGATGAAATTGTAGGGTATAACGGTACATTTATGGCTCCAATTTGTAAAACTGCAATATCTAAAATGTTCCATTCAATTCTATTTGTGGAGGTAACTACGGCAATTTTATCCCCAGGTTTAACACCTAACCTTAATAATGCTCTACTAATTTTATTTGCAAGTTCTAAGTATTCTAAAGTTGATGTTGCAACCCAAGAATTATTAACTTTTGTGTTAAATAATTTTTCTTGTTGATTGTATTTTAATTGCAAGTATGCAAAATCAAATAATCTAGTAGCTGTTTGAGTCATTATATTAAAAAGACAAGTTGGTTAATGCAAAATATAAATTAAAAACTGATTTTGCAAATTATGAATTTTAGTTAATTTAACGATACTAAATATTTAAGCTCAAAAAATATTCTTTTTTTACATATTTATCTTTTTAACGAGTGTTTTTTTTATAATATTTTAAATAAATGTCTTTTTTAAGCCTTTTTAGTGTATTTTAGATAAAATTAATATATCTTAAATTAACTTGAAAATGTATTAAATTGATATTTTAATACCTAAACTTTTTATTGCATTTTTAAAAACATTTCTCTAGCTATATACTTCAATCGTTTTAGTAAATAAGTGAAAAATAAAAGTCTATTTAGTCTTAAATAGGGTGTTTTTTATGGCTTTTAGACTTAAATTTGTAATGAGAATTAAGCAAATATTTTAAAGTTTTTTAAACAATAAAAAAATGACAGAAATCGATTTTAAAAGTGGAATTTGGAATAAAACAGTTAATGTTAGGGATTTTGTATTAAATAATGTAACACCTTATTATGGTACACATGAATTTTTAGTTGGACCAAGTTCAAAAACTGAAAAATTATGGGAAATTTGTAAAAAAGCAACATTAGAAGAAAGAAAAAACAATGGAGTACGTTCTTTAGATACAGAAACTATTTCTACTATAGCTGCATTTGAAGCTGGGTATATAGATAAAGAGAACGAAGTAATTGTTGGTTTGCAAACAGATCAATTATTAAAAAGAACAATGAAACCTTTTGGAGGTTTTAAAGTTGTACAAAAGGCATTATCTGAACATGGAGTAGAACCAAACAAAACATTAACTAACTTATTTTCTAAATATGTTAAAACACATAACGATGGTGTTTTTGATGCGTATACTGCTGAAATTAAAAAATTCCGTTCATTAGGGTTTTTAACAGGTTTACCTGATAATTATGCACGAGGAAGAATTATTGGTGATTATCGTAGAATTGCATTATATGGTATAGACTTTTTAATTGCGTCTAAAAAAGCTGATTTGGCTTCAATAAAAGGACCAATGACAGATAGCGTAATTCGTTTAAGAGAAGAAGTAGCTGAACAGATAAGGGCTTTAAGTGAAATGATAGCCTTAGGAAAAACATATGGTTTAGACTTATCTCGTGCAGCTGTAAATGCTCAAGAAGCCGTTCAATGGACATATATGGGATATTTAGCAGCCGTAAAAGAACAAGATGGTGCTGCAATGTCTTTAGGAAATGTTTCTACATTTTTAGATGTATATATTGAGAATGATTTACAAAAAGGGTTAATTTCTGAAGTTGAAGCTCAAGAGTATATAGATCAATTTGTTATGAAGTTAAGAATGGTACGTCATTTACGTATGGCTGCTTACGACGAAATTTTCGCAGGTGATCCAACTTGGGTAACAGAAGCTATTGGAGGTATGTTTTCTGATGGAAGAACTAAAGTAACTAAAACATCATTCCGTTTTTTAAATACATTGTATAACTTAGGACCATCACCAGAGCCAAATATTACAATTCTTTGGTCTTATAGTTTACCTCAAAATTTTAAAGATTACTGTGCAAAAGTATCAATTGATACTTCATCAATTCAGTTTGAAAATGATAACTTAATGCGTGAAAACCGTGGGTCTGATGATTATGGTATTGCCTGCTGTGTTTCTTATCAAGAATTAGGAAAATCTATTCAATTTTTTGGAGCTAGAACCAATTTAGCTAAAACATTATTATTAGCTATAAATGGTGGTAGATGTGAGTTTACAGGAACACAAGTTGTTGATGGAATACCAGCTTATACTGACGAGTATTTAGACTTTGATACTGTAATGGCTAATTTTAAAATTGCAATGAAAGAAGTTGCACGTGTATACAACGATTCTATGAATATTATTCATTATATGCACGATAAATATTATTATGAAAAAGCACAAATGGCTTTAATTGATACAAATCCATCAATAAATATAGCATATGGTATTGCTGGTTTATCAATTGTTGCAGATTCTTTATCAGCCATAAAATATGCAAAAGTAAAACCTATTAGAAATGAAGAAGGTTTAACTGTAGATTTTAAAATTGAAGGAGAATTTCCTTGCTATGGTAATGATGATGATAGAGTAGATGCACTTGCAACACAAGCTGTAGCTGATTTTAATAATGAATTGAAACAATTACCAGTATATAAAAATGCAGAACCTACAATGTCTGTATTAACAATTACTTCAAATGTTTCTTATGGTAAAAAAACGGGAGCTACACCAGATGGTAGAGCTTATGGTGTTGCTTTTGCTCCAGGAGCAAATCCAATGCACGGTAGAGATAAAAATGGCGCAATAGCTTCATTAAATTCTGTAGCTAAAATTAATTATAAAGATTCTCAAGACGGAATTTCTAATACATTTTCAATTGTTCCAAAATCTTTAGGAGCAAACGAAGAAGATAGAATTAATAATTTAGTAACTACCTTAGATGGTTATTTTTCTAGAAATGCACAACATTTAAATGTTAATGTATTAAATAAAGAAACATTATTAGATGCTATGGAACGACCAGAAGAATACCCACAGTTAACAATTCGTGTTTCTGGTTATGCAGTAAATTTTGTACGTTTAACAAAAGAACAACAACAAGAGGTTATTACACGTTCTTTTCACGAATCTATGTAGCTAATATTAAAAATATGAATATAATTAAGCATCAGAATAAATATTTTTTGATGCTTAATTTTTAAACTTTTGCTTTATCAAAACAACTGAGGAAATATTAAAAGTACATTCAATAGAATCTTTTGGAACGCATGACGGTCCCGGAATAAGATTGGTTATTTTTTTACAAGGTTGTAAACTTAAATGTTTGTATTGTCATAATCCAGATACCATTCAAACTTCTGGAGGTATGGAATATAACATTGAAGATTTGGTTGCTATGGCCATAAAAATGAAGCCTTATTTTGGTAAAACTGGAGGAGTAACAGTTTCTGGAGGAGAACCTTTATTGCAAGCAAAACAATTAATTCCGTTTTTTAAAAGATTAAAAGAAGAAAA includes the following:
- the dnaX gene encoding DNA polymerase III subunit gamma/tau, giving the protein MEQFIVSARKYRPQTFEDVIGQKAITNTLENAIKNNHLAQALLFTGPRGVGKTTCARILAKKINENAGETSEDDFAFNIFELDAASNNSVDDIRSLTDQVRIPPQTGKYKVYIIDEVHMLSQAAFNAFLKTLEEPPAHAIFILATTEKHKIIPTILSRCQIFDFKRIGVLDAKEYLIKIAAQENINAEDDALHIIAQKADGAMRDALSIFDRVVSFSGKELTRKAVTENLNVLDYDEYFITTDLLLENKIPEVLVHYNTILSKGFEGHHFISGLASHFRDLLVAKDKITLELLEVGDNAKKKYLAQAQKSDLRFLLQAIDLANNCDLKYKSSKNQRLLVELTLMQLASITFDREKKNNKPYIIAAIHFESKVKRRTFSKQIPTYQKQVNNVEKAPIISKTEVPVKKKIVKPIIETTRRRSALSLTSINRKKELEKIEVEYDEVEGLPTDSFSEGEAVLAWKKYAELLLSKGKKSLTAVMNTNKPYLKDSNLHFNLPNHLMKDQLEKGKYPLLKFIREKLNNFKVDLILHVNEEETKKFAYTPQEKYEKLKEKNDALALLKKTFDLDL
- a CDS encoding AMP-dependent synthetase/ligase, translated to MSKHITKLFEFAYHQLETYKLPNAFNTKYNGEWKATSSQEFINKGNTLSRGLLKLGVKPGDKIAVISSNNRTEWNLLDFALLQIGAINVPIYPTISEEDYLYIFNHAEVSYCFLSDKDLYKKAKSIGKEVPSLKEIYSFDTLKKCKNWNEIIELGKDESLQAEVDKIKEEVKTDDLATIIYTSGTTGKPKGVMLSHKNIVTNVLDSVPRLPLEFGKITALSFLPVCHVFERMLHYLYQYTGTSIYFAEGMDTIVDNLKEVKPHFMTVVPRLLEKVYDSIINKGSELKGIKKLLFFWAVDLALKYEPYNANGWWYEQKLKIANKLIFSKWREALGGRMATMVSGSAALQPRLSRVFAAAQMPVMEGYGLTETSPVISVNMINGNMFRIGTIGKTIDNVTVKIAEDGEILVKGPNVMQGYYKDPERTASVMTGEYFHTGDKGEFDKDGFLSITGRKKEIFKTSGGKYVAPALLENEMKQSRFIEQILVVGEGQKMPGAIVQPNFEFIRDWARIHQEQVSEDNQELIDNPKVIKRISKEIKKGNKNFAKWETIKRFELTPDVWSIENNLLTPTMKPKRNEILKKYTHLYNKIYENNPK
- a CDS encoding AMP-dependent synthetase/ligase, which translates into the protein MTQTATRLFDFAYLQLKYNQQEKLFNTKVNNSWVATSTLEYLELANKISRALLRLGVKPGDKIAVVTSTNRIEWNILDIAVLQIGAINVPLYPTISSKDYAYIINHSDAVYCFVSDEYLAKKVSKIKDQTQLKDIYSFDTLKNILSWKSLLKLGEDTSNQKNVNSLKNKVDKKDLATIIYTSGTTGIPKGVMLSHQNIVENTYVSSKALALDAKTYKVLSYLPVCHIFERFALYYYQLMGFEIYFAESIDKLGDNLREVKPHFIPVVPRLLEKIYDKIVDKGSNLTGIKKLLFFWALDLAKNYQPYNKNGWWYHFQLKVANKIIFNKWREALGGNIKFLVSGSAPLQPKLIQVFTAANIPVFEGYGMTETSPGISINDFRNKSFKIGTVGKALEAIEIKIATDGEILVKGSNVMLGYYKNEDLTKKTIINNYLHTGDIGELDNEGFLKITDRKKEMFKTSGGKYIAPAVLENKLKESRFIEQIMVIGEGKKMAAAIIQPHFEFLNEWLKRKKIKTDASLNALITNKKVIKRIQKEIDQANKKFGQWEQIKVFELTSEVWSIENGLLTPTMKIKRNAIKNKYQKLIDKIYLTTK